One segment of Opitutaceae bacterium DNA contains the following:
- the secA gene encoding preprotein translocase subunit SecA encodes MLSFLLKGFSGRHYRKFLESARPLVARINEFELSYQSLSDEQLRAKTDEFRNRIKAGETLDQILPEAFATVKNAARRLVGQTVVVCEHELTWDMVHFDVQLIGGIALHQGKIAEMATGEGKTLVATLPLYLNALTGRNTQLVTVNDYLARRDSEWMGYLYRFLGLTVGCIQQQMPSAERHDMYGRDITYGTASEFGFDYLRDNGMATRKEDQVQRDHWYCIVDEIDSILVDEARTPLIISGPAPIEREQPFTRVKPSVERLVSEQLRLVNRLIAEAEEILSKPALTNEDKQAAARKMLQVKVGHPKNKKLLRLQETPEWRKLLDKVETELSSDLQKEELYRLKEELFFSIDERQHQADLSEKGRLRLRPDNPDAFVLPDLATEYSEIDRDTSLTPEKREELKLASQQRFAETSEEIHTISQLLRAYSLYERDIEYVVQDGKVLIVDENTGRVMPGRRWSDGLHQAVEAKENVAIERETRTYATITIQNYFRLYQKLAGMTGTAETEATEFNDIYRLAVQVIPTNKPCIRVDRNDSIFKTRRDKYAAVVKEIEEANRRGQPVLVGTVSVESSEVLSRMLKRTGIVHSVLNAKYHQQEAEIVSRAGQRGAVTIATNMAGRGTDIKLGEGVRELGGLFVIGTERHESRRIDRQLRGRCSRQGDPGLTKFFLSLEDDLMRLFLQGNLASRLMEGSMKEGEELEHPWLNRSIESAQKKVEQQNYSQRKRLLQYDDVLNQQREVVYGIRNGAIHSARPKDIIAEQVEEEVATRLENAGVGEKVGASQTAMDSFIGWANGTFPIGLKAEDLAGNDVTRLATTVVEKIRASYAVKESVEEPEALAAVERYIVINAIDQHWQEHLTEMEELRRSIGLRSYGQKDPLVEYKSEAYKYFEELMQNVRLQICTGLFRSASNLNAFENMLAILSRSAKSVGPASTAAPAQSAPRGETPQAARASGGDDEIQLPKVTVRREVPKVGRNEPCPCGSGKKFKNCHGA; translated from the coding sequence ATGCTATCGTTCCTCCTCAAAGGCTTTTCCGGCCGGCACTATCGTAAGTTCCTGGAGTCGGCCAGGCCGCTGGTCGCACGAATCAATGAGTTTGAGCTGTCCTATCAGTCGCTGAGCGACGAGCAGCTTCGTGCCAAAACCGACGAGTTTCGCAATCGGATCAAAGCTGGAGAAACTCTTGATCAGATTCTGCCCGAGGCATTTGCGACGGTAAAAAACGCAGCCCGCCGGCTGGTGGGACAGACGGTAGTCGTGTGCGAACACGAGCTGACCTGGGACATGGTGCATTTCGATGTCCAGCTCATTGGCGGCATCGCCCTGCACCAGGGAAAGATTGCGGAAATGGCGACCGGCGAGGGCAAGACGCTCGTGGCGACGCTGCCGCTGTACCTCAATGCGCTGACCGGTCGGAACACCCAGCTTGTCACCGTCAACGACTACCTGGCCCGCCGCGACTCCGAGTGGATGGGCTACCTCTATCGTTTCCTGGGGCTCACCGTGGGCTGCATCCAGCAGCAGATGCCGTCGGCCGAACGGCACGACATGTACGGCCGCGACATCACCTACGGCACGGCCTCGGAATTCGGCTTTGACTACCTGCGCGACAACGGCATGGCCACCCGCAAGGAGGACCAGGTCCAGCGCGACCACTGGTACTGCATTGTCGACGAAATAGACTCGATCTTGGTCGATGAGGCGCGCACGCCGCTGATCATCTCCGGTCCCGCACCGATCGAGCGGGAACAGCCCTTCACCCGCGTCAAACCGAGCGTTGAGCGCCTGGTCTCGGAACAGTTGCGGCTCGTCAACCGACTGATTGCCGAGGCTGAGGAGATACTTTCGAAGCCGGCGCTTACGAACGAAGACAAGCAGGCTGCCGCGCGCAAGATGCTTCAGGTCAAGGTGGGGCATCCCAAGAACAAGAAGCTGCTGCGCCTCCAGGAGACGCCCGAGTGGCGCAAGCTTCTGGACAAGGTGGAAACCGAACTGAGTTCCGACCTGCAGAAGGAGGAGCTCTATCGCCTCAAGGAGGAGCTTTTCTTCTCGATCGATGAACGCCAGCACCAGGCCGATCTCAGCGAGAAGGGCCGCCTGCGTCTGCGCCCTGACAATCCCGATGCCTTCGTTCTGCCCGATCTAGCCACCGAATACAGCGAGATAGACCGTGACACTTCGCTGACTCCCGAGAAACGCGAGGAGCTGAAGCTGGCCTCGCAGCAGCGTTTCGCGGAAACGTCCGAGGAGATTCACACGATCTCCCAGTTGCTGCGCGCCTATTCGCTCTACGAGCGCGACATCGAATACGTGGTGCAGGACGGCAAGGTCCTGATCGTCGACGAAAACACGGGCCGCGTGATGCCGGGACGGCGCTGGTCGGACGGACTCCATCAGGCGGTTGAAGCCAAGGAGAATGTCGCCATCGAGCGCGAGACGCGCACGTACGCGACCATCACGATCCAGAACTATTTCCGCCTCTACCAGAAACTCGCCGGCATGACCGGCACGGCGGAAACGGAGGCCACGGAGTTCAACGACATCTACCGGCTTGCCGTGCAGGTCATCCCGACGAACAAGCCGTGCATCCGCGTCGACAGGAACGACTCGATTTTCAAGACCCGCCGCGACAAGTACGCGGCCGTCGTCAAGGAGATCGAGGAGGCCAACCGCCGCGGGCAGCCGGTGCTTGTCGGCACGGTCTCCGTCGAGTCATCCGAGGTGCTGTCGCGCATGCTCAAACGCACCGGCATCGTTCATTCCGTGCTCAATGCGAAGTATCACCAGCAGGAAGCCGAGATCGTCTCCCGTGCCGGTCAGCGCGGCGCGGTGACCATCGCCACCAACATGGCCGGCCGCGGCACCGACATCAAACTCGGCGAAGGCGTTCGCGAACTGGGCGGGCTCTTTGTGATCGGCACCGAGCGCCATGAGTCCCGCCGCATAGACCGCCAGTTGCGCGGCCGCTGTTCGCGCCAGGGCGATCCCGGACTCACAAAATTCTTTCTCTCGCTCGAGGACGATCTCATGCGGCTGTTCCTTCAGGGCAATCTCGCGTCGCGCCTGATGGAGGGGTCGATGAAGGAGGGCGAGGAGCTTGAGCACCCCTGGTTGAACCGTTCGATCGAGAGCGCGCAGAAGAAGGTCGAGCAGCAGAACTATTCGCAGCGCAAGCGCCTGCTGCAGTACGATGACGTGCTCAATCAGCAGCGCGAGGTGGTCTACGGCATCCGCAATGGCGCGATTCACTCAGCGAGGCCGAAGGACATCATCGCCGAACAGGTTGAAGAAGAGGTCGCCACAAGACTCGAAAATGCCGGGGTGGGTGAGAAGGTCGGGGCGTCCCAGACTGCGATGGACAGCTTTATCGGATGGGCGAACGGCACGTTTCCCATCGGACTCAAGGCCGAGGATCTGGCCGGCAACGATGTCACGCGCCTGGCCACCACGGTTGTTGAAAAGATCCGGGCCTCCTATGCCGTCAAGGAGTCGGTTGAGGAGCCGGAGGCGCTGGCCGCGGTCGAACGCTACATTGTCATCAACGCGATCGACCAGCACTGGCAGGAGCACCTGACAGAGATGGAGGAGCTTCGCCGGTCCATCGGCCTTCGCAGCTACGGCCAGAAGGATCCGCTGGTGGAGTACAAGAGCGAGGCGTACAAGTACTTTGAGGAGCTGATGCAGAATGTGCGCCTTCAAATCTGCACCGGCCTTTTCAGGAGCGCCTCGAACCTGAATGCGTTCGAGAACATGCTCGCGATCCTGAGTCGCAGCGCAAAGTCAGTCGGGCCAGCCAGCACCGCCGCACCAGCCCAGTCCGCGCCGCGCGGCGAGACGCCGCAGGCTGCGCGAGCCTCCGGCGGCGATGACGAGATCCAGCTTCCCAAGGTGACGGTTCGCCGGGAGGTTCCCAAGGTCGGGCGAAACGAGCCTTGTCCGTGCGGAAGTGGAAAGAAGTTCAAGAATTGCCACGGTGCCTAG
- the lnt gene encoding apolipoprotein N-acyltransferase, which translates to MNNAEILSLDPYDAPPSFWSRNAHALAALGVFAATVLLTVVSFPPCKLPEAGYAFAVPAIFWAYRRPSWKLYSLVVLGACVVAWTLILSWLHHVSWIGLLLLGPVIGLWVGSWFLAVRWTMPQLLGRPPLTRILLVFALAALWVLNEWLRTWLFSGFPWLPLAASQWQRVSILQIAAFTGAGGISFVLIAVNLGFGAYAHRLLCEGKRGLNRRSQEFFATMFLLVVCLSIQMQETINRGQYIVGLGKVAFVQPNIPSTIKWDPAEGPAIVDTLQTLTRQAAASRPNLILWPEACTPWALKGDEQTKNWTEELVAKARAPLVLGSLAIEHPATPQEAWYNAAFLVDPVSGVQPNYYAKRKLVPFGEYVPFRPLLGWLQKVVPIGSDDFMHGSEPGLLHTTLRKTPVSIGPLICYEDLFPRLSRESVLAGADLLVVMTNDGWFGEDGAAFQHAAHSVLRAVETRRPVLRIGNGGWSGWIDEFGVTKAVATDPEQGIYFKGVRVAEVQRDFRWVGRKSFYVQHGDWFVLFCGVLVVGATTLLRISPRPEADESIAGPADPQDP; encoded by the coding sequence ATGAACAACGCGGAGATCCTTTCGCTTGATCCGTATGATGCGCCTCCATCCTTCTGGAGTCGAAATGCCCATGCCCTGGCGGCGCTGGGTGTCTTTGCGGCAACAGTCCTATTGACTGTTGTTTCCTTCCCCCCCTGCAAGCTCCCGGAGGCCGGTTACGCCTTTGCGGTGCCGGCGATCTTCTGGGCCTACCGCAGGCCCTCCTGGAAACTCTATTCGCTGGTGGTCCTGGGCGCGTGCGTCGTTGCCTGGACACTGATTCTCTCCTGGCTTCACCATGTCTCGTGGATCGGGCTGCTCCTGCTTGGCCCGGTGATCGGGCTCTGGGTGGGATCGTGGTTTCTCGCGGTGCGGTGGACGATGCCGCAGCTGCTGGGCAGGCCGCCGCTGACCCGGATCCTGCTGGTGTTTGCTCTGGCTGCGCTGTGGGTGCTGAACGAATGGCTGCGGACGTGGCTCTTCTCCGGTTTTCCCTGGCTGCCGCTCGCGGCGAGTCAGTGGCAGCGCGTGAGCATCCTTCAGATTGCGGCATTCACCGGAGCGGGCGGGATTTCATTTGTGCTCATCGCGGTCAATCTCGGCTTCGGCGCCTATGCGCACCGGCTCCTCTGCGAAGGGAAACGAGGACTCAACCGGCGCAGCCAGGAATTTTTCGCCACCATGTTCCTGCTTGTTGTCTGCCTCAGCATTCAGATGCAGGAGACGATCAATCGCGGACAATACATCGTGGGCCTGGGAAAGGTGGCATTCGTCCAGCCCAACATTCCGTCGACGATCAAGTGGGACCCGGCGGAAGGTCCCGCGATAGTGGACACCCTGCAGACATTGACGCGACAGGCGGCGGCAAGCCGTCCCAACCTGATACTCTGGCCCGAGGCATGCACGCCTTGGGCGCTCAAGGGTGATGAGCAGACAAAAAACTGGACGGAGGAGCTGGTGGCTAAAGCGCGTGCCCCGCTCGTGCTGGGATCCCTTGCCATCGAGCATCCGGCCACACCTCAGGAGGCCTGGTACAATGCCGCGTTCCTGGTGGATCCTGTCAGCGGGGTTCAGCCGAATTACTACGCAAAACGGAAGCTTGTTCCCTTCGGGGAGTACGTTCCCTTCCGTCCCCTGCTCGGCTGGCTGCAGAAGGTCGTGCCGATCGGCAGCGATGATTTCATGCATGGGAGTGAACCCGGGCTCCTGCATACGACGCTGCGGAAGACCCCTGTTTCGATCGGTCCGTTGATCTGCTATGAGGATCTCTTTCCCCGATTGTCGCGGGAGAGTGTTCTGGCCGGCGCGGATCTGCTGGTGGTGATGACCAATGACGGCTGGTTTGGCGAGGATGGGGCGGCCTTCCAGCACGCGGCGCACAGCGTTCTCCGGGCGGTTGAGACGCGCCGTCCCGTGCTGCGCATCGGCAACGGCGGATGGAGCGGATGGATTGACGAGTTCGGAGTCACAAAGGCCGTCGCGACCGATCCGGAACAGGGAATCTATTTCAAGGGGGTTCGCGTCGCGGAGGTGCAGCGGGATTTTCGCTGGGTGGGCAGGAAATCGTTCTACGTTCAGCACGGGGACTGGTTCGTCCTGTTCTGCGGCGTTCTAGTTGTTGGCGCGACTACCCTGCTGCGCATATCACCCAGGCCTGAGGCGGACGAATCGATCGCGGGGCCGGCTGATCCGCAAGATCCGTGA
- a CDS encoding AbrB/MazE/SpoVT family DNA-binding domain-containing protein, translating into MTQRYYLWAMVRTTITSKGQTTVPVELRRIWKTSGVLWEVCEDGSARVRPAPDVMTLFGAAGDGRGRDPDEMAKARRAMGCRKRRT; encoded by the coding sequence ATGACCCAAAGGTATTACCTTTGGGCCATGGTAAGGACTACGATCACGAGCAAGGGGCAGACGACCGTGCCCGTGGAATTGCGCCGCATCTGGAAGACGTCCGGGGTGCTCTGGGAGGTTTGCGAGGACGGATCGGCGCGCGTGCGTCCTGCGCCGGACGTGATGACCTTGTTCGGGGCGGCAGGGGATGGAAGGGGCAGGGATCCCGACGAAATGGCGAAGGCTCGCCGGGCGATGGGGTGCCGAAAGCGGCGCACATGA
- a CDS encoding PIN domain-containing protein, whose amino-acid sequence MKRLHVDANVILRFLRNDDAKQSPRARSLVDSAQRGETILILSSTTLAEIFYALRASYRMSRTDAADLLIRLLHTGVFELEDENRMLDALARVARANVDFGDAHLAALAVSTGEPIVTFDQDFKKFSDVVIHVP is encoded by the coding sequence ATGAAGCGGCTTCACGTCGATGCCAACGTGATCCTGCGGTTCCTTCGCAACGACGATGCGAAGCAATCGCCCCGGGCGAGGTCGCTCGTCGATTCAGCTCAGCGGGGTGAGACAATTCTGATCCTCTCTTCAACCACGCTGGCGGAGATATTCTACGCGCTGCGCGCATCCTATCGCATGTCCCGCACGGATGCGGCCGATCTATTGATCCGTTTGCTGCACACCGGTGTCTTTGAACTGGAGGACGAGAACCGTATGCTTGACGCACTCGCGCGAGTTGCGCGCGCCAATGTGGATTTCGGAGACGCCCACCTGGCCGCCCTGGCCGTCTCGACTGGGGAGCCGATTGTGACCTTTGACCAGGACTTCAAGAAGTTTTCCGACGTCGTGATCCACGTGCCATGA
- a CDS encoding helix-turn-helix transcriptional regulator: protein MSRSPSLPLPVTHALRKLGRELALARRKRGISTRDMADRLFVSRDTLWRMERGDPTVAAGTLATAAFVLQLHDRLANLAAPGDDVLGLSLDEQRLPKRIRRPRA, encoded by the coding sequence GTGAGCCGCTCTCCTTCACTGCCACTTCCTGTCACCCACGCCCTGCGCAAGCTGGGCCGGGAACTCGCTTTGGCCCGGCGCAAGCGCGGGATATCGACCCGGGACATGGCGGACCGGCTCTTCGTGAGCCGCGACACCCTGTGGCGCATGGAACGAGGCGATCCCACCGTGGCCGCTGGCACGCTGGCGACGGCCGCATTCGTGCTCCAACTGCATGACCGGCTGGCCAACCTGGCCGCTCCGGGTGACGACGTGCTCGGACTGAGCCTCGATGAGCAGCGCCTGCCCAAGCGTATTCGGCGTCCCCGGGCATGA
- a CDS encoding type II toxin-antitoxin system HipA family toxin, whose protein sequence is MSIEVHIDWQGVTHPVGRLHTAERNAAVTFEYDREWLARAGAFSIDPTSLPLGSGPIHGASLFGAMQDSGPDRWGRILIERAVRKRILVRKPYRDIDCVLALDDTARIGALRFRTEPAGPFRAATAGKLPPLVSLAVLLRAADAIHGETETAADLRFLLGAGSPLGGARPKAAVTLEDGRLAMAKFPKPDDVRDIAAGEVLALHLAGLAGINVAESRLVTAGGRGVSVLTRFDRVGAHRLPFLSANSLLGLLHGEPGAYTLLADGIRQFGDNVAGDLRELWRRLVFSLLASNYDDHLRNHGFLMRTAGKWSLSPAYDLNPVTEIERAQMPKTAISEDNPDSSIEAAMEAAPRFGLKPAAAKAIVREVHAAVAGWRTTAKKLRLPARTLDAYASAFEHPLMAEAARLRRTFPL, encoded by the coding sequence ATGAGCATCGAGGTGCACATCGACTGGCAGGGCGTGACACATCCCGTGGGGCGGCTGCACACGGCGGAGCGCAACGCCGCAGTGACATTTGAGTATGACCGCGAATGGCTGGCTCGTGCCGGCGCGTTTTCGATTGATCCCACCAGTCTGCCGCTGGGCTCCGGCCCGATTCACGGCGCCTCGCTGTTCGGCGCGATGCAGGACAGCGGTCCGGACCGCTGGGGCCGGATCCTGATCGAGCGGGCCGTTCGCAAACGCATCTTGGTGCGAAAGCCCTACCGCGATATTGATTGCGTCCTCGCGCTCGACGACACGGCCCGCATCGGCGCCTTGCGGTTCCGCACCGAGCCTGCGGGACCCTTCCGCGCCGCGACCGCCGGCAAGCTGCCGCCCCTCGTGAGCCTGGCCGTGCTGCTGCGGGCCGCCGACGCCATCCACGGTGAAACCGAAACCGCCGCCGACCTCCGGTTTCTGCTCGGCGCCGGCTCGCCGCTCGGGGGCGCCCGCCCCAAGGCAGCGGTGACCCTGGAAGACGGCCGGCTGGCCATGGCCAAATTTCCCAAGCCCGACGACGTGCGTGACATCGCGGCCGGTGAAGTGCTCGCCCTCCACTTGGCGGGACTCGCCGGCATCAACGTGGCTGAATCCCGGCTAGTCACGGCAGGTGGGCGCGGCGTGTCGGTCCTGACCCGCTTTGATCGCGTCGGTGCGCACCGCCTTCCCTTTCTTTCTGCGAACAGCCTGCTCGGGTTGCTGCACGGCGAGCCCGGCGCCTACACGCTTCTCGCCGACGGCATCCGCCAGTTCGGTGACAACGTGGCCGGCGATCTCCGCGAACTCTGGCGACGCCTGGTGTTTTCGCTGCTTGCGAGCAACTATGACGACCACCTCCGCAACCACGGCTTCCTGATGCGCACCGCGGGCAAGTGGTCGCTCTCGCCAGCCTATGACCTGAACCCGGTGACTGAAATCGAGCGCGCCCAGATGCCCAAGACCGCCATCTCTGAGGACAACCCCGACTCCAGCATTGAGGCCGCCATGGAGGCTGCGCCGCGCTTCGGCCTGAAGCCGGCCGCCGCGAAAGCCATCGTCCGCGAAGTGCACGCCGCCGTAGCCGGCTGGCGCACGACTGCGAAGAAACTGCGCCTCCCGGCCCGCACCCTCGACGCATACGCCTCGGCCTTTGAGCATCCACTGATGGCGGAGGCTGCCCGACTCCGCAGAACCTTCCCCCTGTGA
- a CDS encoding DUF1080 domain-containing protein, producing the protein MPKMTCAWLWTAVGVCITSISVSGAVFSGNAELNQLADFKSAGSNWSEAGGLAGDPREEGGFIARAGKGVIVNQPSEAARSDLYTEWEHADMEFEGDFLLPKGSNSGVYFMGRYEIQLFDSWGRRTPGVQDLGAVYPRWDGTRGKGRESFDGVAPLANAARAPGLWQHLRVVFRAPRFDGQGRKVENARFTLVEVNGFPVQVDAVATGPTRASHFKTEAPFGPLMIQGSHGPVAFRGLRCTVPKASAAVSNGKRGRSATTPIILEVGDHVRIQRGFVPFQPYKRLYACSVGTPEGGNYAYDTESFSVLRVWRGGFVDTSEMWEDRGTSQLAKPAGPFLTLSGAPGIALIETPESDGWPTDPSPLYGFDGYRLETDGTPVFRAHLADLRLTDRVAPAKEGTGLTRTVRCEGRLPGWSCFLLLAESDQITPAPAGRSGFIVGDREWYVDFPTGTEHTPLVLSRGGRQWLVVPLTKDTLDKPVSYTLVW; encoded by the coding sequence ATGCCTAAGATGACTTGTGCGTGGTTGTGGACTGCCGTCGGTGTGTGCATCACTTCAATCTCTGTCTCCGGGGCGGTTTTCAGCGGCAATGCGGAGTTGAACCAGCTTGCGGATTTCAAGTCCGCCGGCTCCAACTGGAGCGAAGCCGGCGGCCTGGCGGGAGATCCACGCGAAGAAGGGGGATTCATCGCCCGCGCCGGGAAGGGTGTGATCGTGAATCAACCCAGTGAGGCGGCCCGTTCCGATCTTTACACTGAGTGGGAGCACGCAGACATGGAGTTTGAAGGTGATTTCCTCCTTCCCAAGGGATCGAATTCGGGAGTCTATTTCATGGGCAGGTATGAGATCCAGCTGTTTGACAGCTGGGGCAGACGCACGCCCGGCGTTCAGGATCTCGGTGCCGTCTATCCGCGCTGGGATGGAACGCGAGGCAAGGGCCGGGAAAGTTTTGACGGAGTTGCACCGCTGGCGAATGCGGCGAGGGCGCCCGGCCTCTGGCAGCACCTGCGTGTGGTTTTTCGAGCGCCGCGATTTGACGGGCAGGGCCGGAAGGTGGAGAACGCGCGCTTTACGCTCGTCGAAGTGAACGGGTTTCCGGTGCAGGTCGACGCTGTTGCCACCGGACCGACGCGGGCCAGCCACTTCAAGACTGAAGCGCCGTTTGGTCCGCTGATGATTCAAGGCAGCCATGGCCCGGTGGCCTTCCGCGGTCTGCGATGCACCGTGCCGAAGGCGTCTGCGGCGGTCTCAAACGGAAAACGCGGGCGCTCCGCGACGACTCCGATCATTCTTGAGGTCGGAGATCACGTGAGGATTCAGCGTGGGTTCGTGCCCTTTCAGCCTTACAAGCGCCTTTACGCCTGCTCGGTGGGGACACCGGAAGGAGGGAACTATGCCTACGATACCGAATCGTTTTCGGTGCTCCGTGTCTGGCGGGGTGGATTTGTCGACACGAGTGAAATGTGGGAGGACCGTGGGACCAGTCAGCTCGCCAAACCCGCAGGCCCCTTTCTGACCCTGAGTGGAGCTCCTGGCATCGCATTGATTGAGACGCCTGAATCTGACGGCTGGCCGACTGACCCCAGTCCCTTGTATGGGTTTGATGGATACCGGCTTGAGACGGACGGAACCCCGGTTTTCAGGGCACACCTCGCCGATTTGCGCCTGACGGATCGTGTGGCTCCCGCAAAGGAAGGAACCGGGCTGACACGCACGGTGCGGTGTGAAGGAAGGCTCCCCGGATGGAGCTGCTTTCTCCTTCTCGCGGAGTCCGATCAGATCACACCCGCGCCAGCTGGACGATCCGGTTTCATTGTGGGAGATCGCGAGTGGTATGTCGATTTTCCAACCGGGACAGAGCACACCCCGCTTGTTCTGTCACGCGGCGGCCGGCAATGGCTGGTGGTGCCGCTGACCAAGGACACTTTGGACAAACCCGTTTCCTACACGCTCGTCTGGTAA
- a CDS encoding auracyanin family protein has product MKHILSVSWIGIILIAGAARTALAQNPSAAERFAPPNYLQIEREERYWKRTSLPVPEGIVLEVSGILPVAGQRLLVVTRRGEIYWVDGAYAAHPRPTYTLFASGLHEPLGICAAPSGGYYVAQRQEITHIVDRDGDGRADEFDTVCKFPLSGNYHEYAFGPVMAPNGNLRVTLNVGFGSPTQSAVPWRGWALEVTPDGQMIPIAAGLRSPADHLVTSKGLWLYSENQGEWAGSGRVTEIQPGDFMGHPASLAWSKLPGSTVSLRPDDVSRTGQPMQEVLGSMPGLKRPTVWLPHTILGISTAGLVEDRSGGKFGPFSGQIFVGDQGQSKVMRLSFEKVKGVWQGAVHPFKEGFECGVLRLAMAEDGVMFSGETARGWGSVGPKQYGLEKVEWTGKVPFEIQEIQAQPDGFILRFTEPVDLISAENPASYSVAGFTYKYHYIYGSAPINRLSCPIRRVEVAADRRSVRIGAICLREGYVHEIKAAGVRSADGAESLVHAVAYYTLNEIPDGDRLIPVEKQEREFCVPPVPPSANEWTKKHPTLKPAAWKQWREDQAVILGTRPGMKFDQEELVVTAGELIQFVFRNSDDMLHNVVICRPGTGQKVGAEAMAMGIDGPAHNYVPDTDDVLYHTALTQPDSTDRIFFAVPEEVGDYDYICSFPGHAATMKGILRVRAR; this is encoded by the coding sequence ATGAAACACATTCTCTCTGTCTCCTGGATCGGGATCATTCTCATCGCGGGCGCTGCCCGCACTGCGCTGGCGCAAAACCCCTCGGCGGCGGAGCGTTTCGCTCCACCGAATTATTTGCAGATCGAACGGGAGGAGCGCTACTGGAAACGAACCTCTCTGCCGGTGCCTGAAGGTATCGTGCTCGAGGTCAGCGGAATTCTCCCCGTCGCCGGACAGCGTCTCCTCGTTGTGACGCGCCGGGGTGAGATCTACTGGGTGGATGGCGCCTATGCCGCGCACCCCCGTCCGACCTACACCCTGTTCGCCTCCGGACTTCATGAGCCGCTTGGGATCTGCGCTGCTCCGAGCGGCGGCTACTACGTCGCCCAGCGACAGGAGATCACGCACATCGTGGATCGTGATGGAGACGGACGTGCGGATGAATTCGACACGGTGTGCAAATTTCCCCTGAGCGGGAACTATCACGAATACGCCTTTGGCCCGGTGATGGCTCCGAATGGAAACCTGAGGGTGACGCTGAATGTGGGCTTTGGCAGCCCGACGCAGAGTGCGGTTCCCTGGCGCGGATGGGCGCTGGAGGTGACACCGGACGGACAGATGATCCCGATTGCGGCTGGATTGAGATCACCTGCGGATCATCTGGTCACTTCGAAAGGACTCTGGCTCTATTCTGAGAACCAGGGTGAATGGGCGGGATCGGGTCGGGTGACTGAGATTCAGCCGGGCGATTTCATGGGACACCCGGCCTCGCTGGCCTGGTCGAAACTTCCGGGATCAACCGTATCCTTGCGCCCAGACGATGTCTCACGCACCGGTCAGCCGATGCAGGAGGTTCTCGGTTCCATGCCCGGTCTGAAGCGACCGACGGTGTGGCTGCCGCACACCATCCTTGGAATTTCAACGGCCGGTTTGGTGGAGGATCGCTCGGGAGGAAAGTTTGGACCCTTCAGCGGTCAGATTTTTGTCGGCGACCAAGGGCAGAGCAAGGTGATGCGCCTTTCCTTCGAAAAGGTGAAAGGTGTCTGGCAGGGCGCCGTCCACCCGTTCAAGGAAGGATTTGAATGCGGTGTGCTTCGCCTCGCGATGGCGGAGGATGGGGTGATGTTTTCTGGAGAAACCGCACGGGGCTGGGGATCCGTGGGTCCGAAGCAGTATGGTTTGGAGAAGGTTGAGTGGACTGGAAAGGTGCCCTTTGAAATCCAGGAAATTCAGGCTCAGCCCGACGGGTTCATCCTTCGTTTTACCGAGCCGGTGGACCTGATTTCGGCTGAGAATCCGGCGAGCTACTCCGTTGCCGGCTTCACCTACAAGTACCATTACATTTATGGCAGTGCCCCCATCAATCGCCTGTCCTGCCCGATTCGGCGGGTCGAGGTTGCAGCGGATCGGAGGAGTGTTCGCATTGGCGCGATCTGTCTGCGCGAAGGCTATGTGCACGAGATCAAGGCGGCGGGAGTGAGATCGGCTGATGGAGCGGAGTCGCTGGTGCATGCTGTCGCCTACTACACACTGAACGAGATTCCCGATGGCGACCGATTGATCCCGGTGGAGAAGCAGGAGCGGGAATTTTGCGTGCCGCCCGTTCCTCCCTCCGCGAATGAGTGGACAAAAAAGCATCCGACCCTGAAGCCGGCTGCCTGGAAACAGTGGAGGGAAGATCAAGCGGTCATTCTGGGTACGCGTCCCGGAATGAAGTTTGACCAGGAGGAGTTGGTCGTCACGGCCGGAGAGCTGATTCAATTCGTGTTTCGCAATTCCGACGACATGCTGCACAATGTGGTGATCTGCCGTCCGGGGACCGGGCAGAAAGTGGGCGCTGAGGCGATGGCCATGGGCATCGATGGTCCCGCGCACAACTACGTGCCTGACACCGATGACGTGCTTTACCACACCGCGCTGACGCAGCCCGACAGCACCGACCGGATTTTCTTCGCGGTGCCCGAGGAGGTTGGAGACTACGACTACATCTGCAGTTTTCCAGGACATGCGGCGACGATGAAGGGCATTTTGCGAGTGCGAGCGCGTTGA